In one Komagataeibacter sp. FNDCR2 genomic region, the following are encoded:
- a CDS encoding VWA domain-containing protein encodes MSIGPMRLLNFAATALVSISFMGSALATPLLIPGKKHLYQQVLTRPNAALLPDARATGGTEVAGFTPYYVFARQDGKIQVGPDVQGTPSGWMNENQTMPWTHTLIGIFTNPAGRSRAMFFRDAQDEQHLLAATDPAEQAKTLLTHVQEGHPGPVLAMEPEDYINFQKQPYFMPILEARSAHEDGEGPIMIKVASGTMTDKASKGQIPPSSRPFRGGLVFLIDTTQSMQPYIDQTHAAISQIVNTVGHSDVAKDFRFGLVAYRDSLKDSQKLEYATKMYARPDFSQPLDSILPAISAMHDASVSSASFDEDSIAGIKTALDDIEWKDLSGRYIVLITDAGARGGSDPNSITGLDIPEIRQLVEDRGIALFVIHLLTPAAVSTHDTSKAHAQYIQLSKFNGTSLYYGVKGGTPEAFRTQVQSLSEQLLHTISDTAGNKDDDSSQPAEDDKVKLVSLAMKLAWLGDQNGTHAPVMLEGYTTSTDPVGGKKAIQINVLLTRDQLSSLAQSLQRILEAGEQSKLAPQEFFQKLQTVFAASTRDPNAMDMAHLDRIGPLLGEYLDGLPYRSELAQLTPAEWMSMSAGQQDAILINIRHRLQLYRNFEENSDGWTNLPGRTSEGEKVHPVPLDKLP; translated from the coding sequence ATGAGCATTGGACCCATGCGGCTGCTTAATTTCGCGGCTACTGCCCTGGTCAGCATTTCCTTCATGGGAAGCGCCCTGGCTACGCCGCTCCTTATTCCAGGCAAGAAGCATCTCTACCAGCAGGTTCTCACGCGGCCCAACGCAGCATTACTGCCCGATGCGCGGGCGACTGGTGGCACGGAAGTGGCGGGTTTTACGCCCTATTATGTTTTTGCCCGGCAGGATGGGAAGATTCAGGTCGGCCCGGACGTGCAGGGAACACCCTCCGGCTGGATGAATGAAAACCAGACCATGCCGTGGACCCATACATTGATAGGTATCTTCACCAATCCGGCGGGCCGAAGCCGGGCCATGTTCTTCAGGGATGCGCAGGACGAACAGCACCTGCTGGCTGCCACGGATCCGGCGGAACAGGCAAAAACGCTTCTTACCCATGTTCAGGAGGGGCATCCCGGCCCCGTTCTGGCGATGGAGCCTGAAGACTACATCAATTTCCAGAAACAGCCTTACTTCATGCCTATTCTGGAAGCCCGCTCCGCACATGAGGATGGGGAAGGTCCGATCATGATAAAGGTGGCGTCCGGCACCATGACGGACAAGGCCTCCAAGGGGCAGATCCCTCCGTCCTCCAGGCCATTCCGGGGGGGACTGGTGTTCCTTATTGATACCACCCAGAGCATGCAGCCCTATATCGACCAGACCCACGCGGCAATCAGCCAGATCGTAAATACGGTGGGCCACAGCGATGTCGCCAAGGATTTCCGCTTCGGGCTGGTCGCCTATCGTGACAGCCTCAAGGATTCACAGAAACTCGAATACGCGACGAAGATGTACGCCAGGCCGGACTTTTCACAGCCGCTGGACAGCATTCTTCCCGCCATCAGCGCAATGCATGATGCCAGCGTTTCCTCTGCCAGTTTCGATGAAGATTCCATTGCAGGCATCAAGACAGCGCTGGATGATATTGAGTGGAAGGATCTGAGCGGCAGGTACATCGTTCTCATTACCGATGCCGGAGCGCGAGGAGGCAGTGATCCCAACAGCATCACCGGCCTGGATATTCCCGAGATCCGCCAGCTTGTGGAAGACAGGGGGATTGCGCTTTTTGTCATTCATCTCCTGACGCCTGCCGCGGTCAGCACACATGATACTTCCAAGGCGCACGCCCAGTACATCCAACTCTCGAAGTTCAACGGCACATCCCTTTATTACGGGGTTAAGGGCGGCACACCAGAAGCCTTCCGGACCCAGGTGCAATCCCTATCGGAACAGCTTCTGCACACCATCAGCGATACAGCCGGGAACAAGGATGATGACTCGTCACAGCCCGCGGAAGATGACAAGGTCAAGCTTGTCAGCCTGGCCATGAAACTGGCGTGGCTTGGTGACCAGAATGGCACGCATGCGCCTGTAATGCTGGAGGGCTATACGACCAGCACTGACCCTGTAGGTGGCAAAAAAGCCATCCAGATCAATGTGCTTCTTACTCGCGACCAGCTTTCATCCCTTGCGCAGTCCCTACAGCGGATTCTGGAGGCCGGTGAGCAAAGCAAACTTGCTCCCCAGGAGTTCTTCCAGAAGCTACAGACCGTGTTTGCCGCTTCCACACGTGACCCGAATGCCATGGACATGGCACATCTTGACCGTATCGGCCCGCTTTTAGGGGAATATCTGGATGGGCTTCCCTACCGTTCCGAACTTGCCCAACTGACCCCGGCGGAATGGATGTCCATGAGTGCTGGCCAGCAGGATGCGATTCTGATCAATATCCGCCACCGGCTCCAGCTTTACAGGAATTTCGAAGAAAACAGTGACGGCTGGACAAATCTTCCGGGCCGTACGTCAGAGGGAGAAAAAGTGCATCCCGTCCCGCTCGATAAGCTGCCCTGA
- a CDS encoding virulence factor SrfC family protein translates to MSSLSEKANHFRDATFQATAWLEANGPEEAAREMRACARQAQRLARTADRPQAFAVYGASQAGKSYLMGELSAPEKGEFMVTWPGEKPVGFIGADGLNPQNEGESSGLVSRFTTRSLPESSDPSAPIPIQFLSPADVVLIIGNAFFSDFDLKEDHQDLEKEIMPALALLEPDTEAGLLDINDIEELEEYFREKFASNAQFVPFKQPDYWDWLRKNAPRLSLRGLVQALSPLWRKSSSLTSYVRELLGALEQLGAPDVAFCGIDALLPSSDSILNVAVLSSPGGRLRVVTPDGKSTSISRPVGAALVAELSIPLTEPRWQFQANTDLLDFPGARSREIYRDLEDARGKEGHLFLRGKVDYLFQRYQDNMEVTATLLCVGPSNQEVKTLPTMIEDWVDHTIGATPAERQAKDDALFFILTKFDSSLAEGDGHAPDSTSRWDRRLEASMVKPFGDSGWLKTWKPGHSFDNTFWLRAPRFGRAYRKDAEGLEIPGEYVESLAGRIDAMRAAHARSEKVRKYIHNPDEAFDAVMTPNDGGITYLVQKLQRLSTNGTKEMQVNAALDGCLLKARTLASSFYHDPSTTDEDRKAREEAKAFTVQSLRPMQQQGRYGRFLERLVPDTSGLAAEWRLFNSETSATKAPAQQNQDKEATFLASLFGDEESSPPDQVIPPANTMGGDRFDRFAARILDYWHTQTLDTLLADSKEGKTERAYFSLSPETLKPFLQQLWRLREKGAFADHLAAKLREQCSHESPLIQRGDKAAIICAEMLGRFVTCMGFPLLPAGAPDDGRPKNPLTAQPIFTAPPEPGRYPDIHDDRDSGEEWLMEWCVALIERFRELGPSFDPVANESLGKILGEYARISTTHPSRLTTFSSNTQ, encoded by the coding sequence GTGAGTAGTCTTTCCGAAAAAGCCAACCATTTCAGGGATGCGACATTTCAGGCAACGGCGTGGCTCGAAGCAAATGGCCCTGAAGAAGCTGCCCGCGAGATGCGTGCCTGCGCACGCCAGGCACAGCGGTTGGCCCGCACCGCTGACCGCCCGCAGGCATTTGCCGTCTATGGGGCCTCCCAAGCCGGTAAATCCTATCTAATGGGGGAGCTTTCCGCACCTGAAAAGGGTGAATTCATGGTCACCTGGCCGGGAGAGAAGCCTGTTGGCTTTATCGGGGCGGATGGGCTGAACCCCCAGAACGAGGGAGAATCCTCCGGCCTCGTATCCCGCTTCACCACCCGCTCCCTGCCAGAATCATCCGACCCGTCCGCGCCAATACCAATACAGTTCCTGTCACCCGCTGATGTGGTGCTTATTATCGGCAATGCTTTTTTTTCTGATTTTGACCTCAAGGAAGACCATCAGGATCTTGAAAAAGAAATCATGCCGGCCCTGGCGCTTCTTGAACCGGATACGGAAGCCGGGCTTCTGGATATTAATGATATTGAAGAACTGGAGGAATATTTCCGTGAGAAATTTGCCTCAAATGCCCAGTTTGTGCCATTCAAACAACCTGATTACTGGGATTGGCTGAGAAAGAACGCACCCCGCCTTTCCCTTCGCGGTCTGGTTCAGGCCCTCTCCCCGCTGTGGAGAAAAAGCTCTTCGCTCACCAGTTATGTCCGTGAACTTCTGGGGGCTCTCGAACAGTTGGGGGCACCGGATGTTGCTTTCTGTGGCATTGATGCCCTGCTTCCTTCCTCGGACAGTATCCTTAATGTAGCCGTTCTCAGCAGTCCGGGCGGAAGACTGCGGGTGGTGACACCGGACGGCAAATCCACTTCCATCTCCCGCCCTGTAGGTGCCGCCCTGGTAGCGGAACTGAGTATTCCGCTCACGGAACCACGGTGGCAATTTCAGGCCAATACCGATCTTCTGGACTTTCCCGGGGCGCGGTCACGTGAAATCTATCGTGATCTCGAAGATGCGCGGGGAAAGGAAGGGCATCTTTTCCTGCGTGGCAAGGTAGATTATCTGTTCCAGCGCTATCAGGACAATATGGAAGTTACTGCCACGCTCCTATGTGTTGGTCCAAGCAATCAGGAAGTCAAAACCCTTCCGACCATGATCGAGGATTGGGTCGATCATACGATTGGCGCAACCCCCGCCGAGCGCCAGGCGAAGGATGATGCCCTGTTCTTCATCCTGACAAAATTCGATTCAAGTCTGGCTGAAGGAGATGGACACGCCCCGGATTCCACCTCGCGCTGGGACAGGCGTCTTGAAGCCTCCATGGTGAAACCCTTCGGGGATTCAGGGTGGCTCAAGACATGGAAACCGGGGCATTCCTTTGACAACACTTTCTGGTTGCGTGCTCCCCGCTTTGGAAGGGCCTACCGAAAGGATGCGGAAGGCCTGGAAATTCCAGGTGAATATGTGGAAAGCCTGGCTGGCCGCATTGATGCCATGCGCGCGGCGCATGCGCGCAGCGAGAAAGTGCGCAAGTATATCCATAATCCTGATGAAGCCTTTGACGCTGTCATGACCCCGAATGACGGCGGCATTACCTATCTGGTCCAGAAACTGCAACGTCTCAGCACCAACGGCACCAAGGAGATGCAGGTAAATGCAGCCCTTGACGGATGCCTTCTGAAGGCGCGTACGCTGGCCTCATCTTTCTATCATGATCCCTCCACGACGGATGAGGACAGAAAGGCCCGCGAGGAAGCAAAGGCATTCACCGTGCAATCGCTGCGTCCCATGCAGCAACAGGGGCGCTATGGACGTTTTCTGGAACGTCTTGTTCCCGATACTTCCGGTCTGGCCGCCGAATGGCGCTTATTCAACAGTGAAACCTCGGCAACGAAGGCTCCTGCCCAACAGAACCAGGATAAGGAGGCAACCTTTCTGGCCTCACTGTTTGGCGATGAAGAGTCGTCTCCTCCTGATCAGGTCATCCCCCCGGCCAATACCATGGGCGGGGACCGTTTCGACCGTTTTGCCGCCCGCATTCTCGATTACTGGCACACACAGACCCTCGATACCCTGCTGGCCGACAGCAAGGAAGGAAAAACGGAGCGGGCCTATTTTTCACTTTCTCCTGAAACGTTGAAGCCGTTTTTGCAACAACTCTGGCGATTGCGGGAAAAAGGTGCGTTTGCCGACCATCTGGCCGCTAAACTGCGAGAGCAGTGCAGTCATGAAAGTCCTCTCATCCAGCGCGGTGACAAGGCGGCTATCATCTGTGCCGAAATGCTGGGGCGTTTCGTCACCTGCATGGGCTTTCCGCTGCTGCCCGCTGGCGCGCCAGATGACGGACGCCCCAAAAATCCCCTGACGGCCCAACCCATATTTACCGCTCCCCCCGAACCCGGTCGCTACCCCGATATCCACGATGATCGTGACAGTGGGGAAGAGTGGCTAATGGAATGGTGCGTGGCGTTGATTGAACGGTTCAGGGAACTGGGGCCTTCCTTTGATCCTGTCGCCAATGAATCTCTGGGAAAAATTCTTGGCGAATATGCCCGGATAAGCACAACCCACCCATCCCGTCTGACGACCTTTTCTTCAAACACACAATGA
- a CDS encoding virulence factor SrfB, translated as MPVPSTSSHGRTTPPDKLPEIIKLNETISLVPGSLIQFHTIPLDAGKFKSALSECNFWVCPDQEESTEERKVTKLIPLERAEIDRREFWVWHEPAKGKPGQNERKTAPCRGGIPSGQIITVSHKEILETLPDQWIPLPWLAHWENDGRTEFHNYPSNWVRGCLRVNDSNTDYCLELAFDTDIDLTESSGASRSEEGRMMPTLTDVRDDVAFGMPDDPGTLRNWLTENFWVREWMGELTRIAHSRRKQNAYQPDLTDEEQEKKKFEPDVIWLAFAQALSRVISLPKVRFIKLDRSPPIEVDLVLDLGNFRSCGVMIEQMPDNATIGSNGLENCSLLELRDLARPSCNYKGIFPSRVEFGKASFGLDHRSRGSGRSAAFYWPGQVRVGQQAERMLTSKRGTEGGSGLATPKRYLWSREPWMNGWYFNTTDDCNTPPDEQPVTGRFRKPLREILTEPDTLAESWDIDDLPHVLSYDHDDFEEKGAKSAGQCILSRSQLFVLMVEELVLHAIRFMNDPNQRAKRGLEGTARHLRSVVLTVPPGMALAERRILLERIKTGICFAWQQAGQNRLWKEAGWKKNAPASIHDLCSSPKVECDLDEATATQLVWLENEIVSRLGGNVKEFFQLYGYPRETTDTQTSRTTKKDTIRIASLDIGGGTTDMMVATYAREESDALTPTQNFRESFQLAGDNLLEKVTADIVLKQAIAPALARAGVPEPDILLRTLFRTSCEDVRDEAVRHLLVSILLEPAGLKVLELYEDIAPYETGIIGHFTLRQTESLPVSATYDMQWTRCADFLRKILRKHYADFSAMPATGMENFLNPPSIPTGNDTEKQPEAFDLRDITVTVDTLEVEKCIQSTLGETLKQFSAAIRAYGCDVMLLSGRPSKLRHVSDIITGQFPVMPQRIIRMHDYTISPSYPFSDARQKISDPKTTVVSGAAIWKLAGQKRLLNFTLRTEELKMKSTVNYIGVMQARAGTVAEALNNEPLDLETPFPPTADGERKAVIELPNFENEVHLGWRQLPTPSWTATPLYRIRFRENGLETLKRRGLFPPYVLTVEQETTRQVADDLAARNPLDALERRKADNLRQEDLVLRKLRSSTGEEYQGDLRDILEIQLMTTLEPKGHWRDTGCLALD; from the coding sequence ATACCGGTTCCGTCTACCTCTTCCCATGGCAGAACTACTCCACCAGACAAGCTGCCGGAGATTATTAAATTGAATGAAACCATTTCGCTCGTTCCCGGCAGTCTTATACAATTCCACACCATCCCCCTTGATGCAGGGAAGTTCAAATCGGCACTGAGTGAGTGCAACTTCTGGGTTTGCCCTGACCAGGAAGAAAGTACCGAAGAGCGTAAAGTCACCAAACTCATTCCCCTGGAAAGAGCCGAGATAGACCGCCGGGAATTCTGGGTATGGCATGAGCCTGCCAAGGGAAAACCAGGCCAGAATGAACGGAAAACAGCCCCCTGCAGGGGAGGCATCCCATCCGGCCAGATCATAACGGTTTCGCACAAGGAAATTCTGGAAACACTTCCTGACCAGTGGATTCCCCTGCCATGGCTCGCCCATTGGGAAAATGACGGGCGCACCGAATTTCACAACTATCCTTCCAACTGGGTGCGTGGATGCTTGCGGGTAAACGACAGCAACACGGATTATTGCCTCGAACTGGCTTTTGACACCGATATTGACCTGACCGAATCATCTGGCGCTTCGCGCAGTGAAGAAGGGCGCATGATGCCCACCCTCACTGATGTCCGTGACGATGTAGCCTTCGGGATGCCCGATGATCCCGGCACACTCCGTAACTGGCTGACGGAAAATTTCTGGGTCAGGGAGTGGATGGGAGAACTGACCCGGATTGCACACAGCCGCAGGAAGCAAAATGCATACCAGCCCGATCTGACTGATGAGGAACAGGAAAAAAAGAAATTTGAACCTGATGTTATCTGGCTTGCTTTTGCACAGGCTCTTTCCCGGGTCATTAGCCTGCCCAAAGTCAGATTTATCAAGCTCGACAGATCGCCACCCATTGAAGTTGATCTCGTACTGGACCTAGGGAATTTCCGCTCCTGTGGCGTAATGATCGAACAGATGCCAGACAACGCCACCATTGGCAGCAACGGTCTTGAAAACTGCAGTCTTCTGGAATTGCGGGATCTGGCTCGCCCATCATGCAACTACAAGGGTATTTTTCCCAGCCGGGTGGAGTTTGGAAAAGCTTCTTTCGGCCTTGACCATCGTTCACGTGGGTCGGGGCGGTCAGCAGCCTTTTACTGGCCGGGACAGGTGCGCGTGGGCCAGCAGGCTGAACGCATGCTGACCAGTAAACGCGGCACGGAAGGAGGCTCCGGGCTGGCCACGCCCAAACGTTACCTGTGGTCGCGTGAACCGTGGATGAATGGCTGGTATTTCAACACGACAGACGATTGCAACACGCCACCGGACGAACAGCCGGTAACAGGCCGCTTCCGCAAGCCGCTCAGGGAAATTCTCACCGAACCCGATACATTGGCTGAAAGCTGGGATATTGACGACCTGCCCCATGTCCTGAGCTACGATCACGACGATTTTGAAGAGAAAGGCGCCAAATCGGCGGGGCAATGCATTCTCTCCCGCAGCCAGCTTTTCGTGCTCATGGTTGAGGAACTTGTCCTGCATGCCATACGCTTCATGAATGACCCGAACCAGCGGGCAAAACGCGGTCTGGAAGGTACGGCCCGTCATCTACGCTCGGTGGTCCTTACGGTGCCGCCAGGCATGGCGCTGGCCGAGCGTCGGATTCTCCTTGAACGTATCAAGACAGGCATCTGCTTTGCCTGGCAGCAGGCCGGGCAGAACAGGCTGTGGAAAGAGGCCGGCTGGAAGAAAAACGCACCCGCGTCCATACATGACCTGTGCAGTTCTCCAAAAGTCGAGTGTGACCTGGATGAGGCAACGGCAACACAGCTTGTGTGGCTGGAAAATGAAATTGTCAGCCGTCTGGGTGGTAACGTAAAGGAGTTCTTTCAACTTTATGGGTATCCGCGTGAAACCACGGATACCCAGACAAGCCGCACCACGAAAAAAGATACCATTCGTATTGCCAGCCTGGACATTGGCGGCGGCACAACGGATATGATGGTGGCCACCTATGCCCGCGAGGAAAGCGATGCACTGACCCCCACGCAGAACTTCCGTGAAAGCTTCCAGCTTGCGGGAGACAACCTTCTGGAAAAAGTAACGGCGGACATTGTTCTCAAGCAGGCCATCGCACCAGCCCTGGCGCGTGCTGGCGTACCAGAGCCCGACATCCTCCTGCGTACCCTGTTCAGGACCAGTTGTGAAGATGTACGGGATGAGGCCGTACGCCATCTGCTTGTTTCCATCCTTCTTGAACCGGCGGGCCTGAAGGTGCTGGAACTCTATGAAGATATTGCGCCTTATGAGACGGGCATTATAGGCCACTTTACACTGCGCCAGACGGAAAGTCTTCCCGTCTCCGCCACGTATGACATGCAATGGACCCGCTGCGCGGATTTCCTGCGCAAAATCCTGCGTAAACATTATGCGGATTTTTCGGCCATGCCTGCGACCGGGATGGAAAACTTCCTTAATCCTCCATCAATACCGACTGGAAATGATACGGAAAAACAGCCAGAGGCATTTGATCTGCGCGATATCACTGTCACGGTTGATACACTGGAAGTGGAAAAGTGCATCCAGAGCACCCTGGGCGAGACCCTGAAGCAATTCTCGGCTGCCATTCGCGCCTATGGGTGTGACGTAATGCTGCTTTCCGGTCGCCCTTCAAAGCTCCGCCATGTGAGTGATATCATTACGGGCCAGTTTCCTGTAATGCCCCAACGTATCATTCGCATGCATGACTATACCATCAGCCCTTCCTATCCCTTCTCCGATGCGCGCCAGAAGATCAGCGACCCGAAAACCACCGTGGTCTCCGGAGCGGCCATCTGGAAACTAGCGGGCCAGAAGCGGCTTCTGAACTTCACGCTGCGCACGGAAGAACTGAAAATGAAATCCACGGTCAACTATATCGGGGTCATGCAGGCGCGTGCAGGCACCGTGGCCGAAGCACTGAATAACGAACCCCTTGATCTGGAAACCCCTTTCCCCCCCACTGCGGATGGGGAGCGGAAAGCAGTCATAGAACTCCCTAATTTCGAAAACGAAGTCCATCTGGGGTGGCGCCAGTTGCCCACGCCTTCATGGACGGCGACACCGCTCTATCGCATCAGATTCCGCGAAAATGGGTTGGAAACACTTAAACGCCGGGGGCTGTTCCCGCCCTATGTCCTCACTGTGGAGCAGGAGACGACCCGCCAGGTTGCGGATGATCTGGCGGCCCGAAATCCCCTGGATGCACTTGAACGGCGAAAAGCGGATAACCTGCGACAGGAGGATCTGGTCCTGCGCAAGCTGAGATCCTCCACGGGGGAAGAATATCAGGGCGATTTACGCGATATTCTGGAAATCCAGCTCATGACCACGCTTGAGCCAAAAGGGCATTGGCGGGACACAGGCTGTCTGGCTCTCGACTGA
- a CDS encoding ABC transporter ATP-binding protein — protein sequence MIWLQAHNLEWQAPSSNFHLRISALSLKTGDRISIVGPSGSGKSTLLGLLALALRPSGADIFHLRTDTGKEYDLYTLWRKGKRQQLAALRSTLIGFVPQTSALLPFLTAQENILLPLQVTRRKASRKNLENLIEALDLHNCLHQRPATLSVGQRQRVAVARALVADPPLILADEPTASVPPEQARIIYGMLLNAPNSAVIMITHDRENACRAGFTPVEARLCGQKTTISWPVNVPGR from the coding sequence ATGATCTGGCTACAGGCGCATAACCTTGAATGGCAGGCCCCTTCGAGCAATTTTCACCTGCGTATATCGGCTCTGAGCCTCAAGACTGGTGACAGGATTAGCATTGTCGGCCCTTCCGGATCTGGAAAAAGTACGCTGCTGGGCTTGCTTGCCTTGGCATTGCGTCCGTCTGGCGCAGATATATTCCATCTTCGCACAGATACGGGCAAAGAATATGATTTATATACCCTTTGGCGGAAAGGTAAACGGCAGCAACTCGCTGCCCTTCGCAGCACGTTGATTGGGTTCGTACCGCAAACCAGTGCCCTCCTGCCTTTCCTTACAGCACAGGAAAATATTCTCCTGCCACTTCAGGTCACGAGACGTAAAGCCAGTCGCAAAAATCTTGAAAATCTGATTGAAGCGCTCGACCTGCACAATTGTCTGCATCAACGCCCTGCTACACTCTCGGTTGGTCAACGCCAACGCGTGGCTGTTGCCCGCGCCCTTGTCGCGGATCCTCCTCTTATTCTGGCTGATGAACCTACGGCCTCGGTTCCACCTGAACAGGCTAGGATTATATACGGCATGCTGCTCAATGCCCCGAATAGTGCCGTTATCATGATAACCCATGATCGGGAGAATGCCTGCCGGGCAGGATTCACTCCTGTAGAAGCTCGTCTTTGTGGGCAAAAGACGACCATTTCATGGCCTGTTAATGTTCCGGGGCGGTAA
- the hutG gene encoding N-formylglutamate deformylase, producing MTPPVFSYTRGTAPVLVTLPHAGTALAPGMEERMTARGRLLPDTDWYMEKLYAPATDMGIGVIRANYSRYVIDLNRGPDDSTLYPGRPKTGLVPELTFDGTPIYQSGLMPDEAEIGEHLTHYWQPYHDAVAEELARLKAQWGWAILWDGHSIKTEIPRLFEGPLPDLNFGTNQGASCAPSLINGVVNIAGQDKDYSHIVNGRFKGGYTTRHYGQPEQGIHAIQLEKAQTIYLTHEDAPWPINTDKTRKISILIGQMLQQAISWQPE from the coding sequence ATGACCCCACCTGTCTTTAGCTACACACGCGGCACGGCGCCCGTGCTTGTCACCCTTCCACACGCGGGCACGGCACTCGCCCCCGGCATGGAAGAGCGCATGACGGCGCGCGGACGGTTACTGCCTGATACCGACTGGTACATGGAAAAACTCTATGCCCCCGCAACTGATATGGGCATCGGGGTCATTCGCGCCAATTATTCCCGTTACGTCATCGACCTCAACCGTGGTCCGGATGATTCCACACTCTATCCGGGGCGACCGAAGACCGGCCTGGTACCGGAACTGACATTCGACGGCACCCCGATCTATCAATCCGGCCTGATGCCGGATGAAGCAGAGATTGGCGAACATCTGACCCATTACTGGCAGCCCTATCACGATGCGGTTGCCGAAGAGCTTGCCCGACTGAAAGCCCAATGGGGCTGGGCGATATTATGGGATGGACATTCCATCAAGACGGAAATTCCCCGCCTGTTTGAAGGCCCCCTGCCCGATTTGAATTTCGGCACGAACCAGGGGGCATCCTGCGCGCCATCGCTTATAAACGGCGTTGTCAATATTGCCGGGCAGGACAAGGATTACTCCCATATCGTCAATGGCCGCTTCAAAGGTGGCTATACAACGCGGCATTATGGACAACCGGAACAGGGTATCCATGCAATACAGCTCGAGAAGGCCCAGACCATTTACCTTACCCACGAAGATGCCCCATGGCCGATTAATACGGATAAAACACGCAAAATATCAATATTGATCGGACAAATGCTTCAGCAGGCCATATCCTGGCAGCCTGAATAA